From Segatella copri, the proteins below share one genomic window:
- a CDS encoding glycoside hydrolase family 28 protein translates to MKKILIALLVCFSFVTANAKDYSKYYQNLPVQMQQPTLPSIPDNHVSILECGGNGDGLTMNTQAFAKAISKLNKMGGGHLNVPAGIYLTGLISLKDNIDLHLEKNAIIVLSEDKNDHFKIDETTGKKENRATPAINASKRKNISITGEGTIDGNGEWWRPVKRSKVSDVEWKEFQAMGGTLNEKGDIWYPFNLKHQPNVAENMDTQEKTRTHMIRFTSCENVLVQGVTLLNSPKFHIIPTRCKNVTIDGITVKCPWNAQNGDAIDISSCKDVLIVNNVIDAGDDGICMKGGAGAAGVAAGPCENINIQDNTVYHAHGGFVIGSEFSGGMKNIVVRNNTFQGTDTGLRFKSAVKRGGTSENIYIDHIYMTDIKDAAITFETTYFDNHVGAQKQTTPVKQEFLPNFQDIHMSNIYVRGCETGIEAHGAEGMVHDITIKNSNIFYTKEAKNIDAACKILLENVRFESFAK, encoded by the coding sequence ATGAAGAAGATTTTAATAGCTTTATTGGTCTGTTTCTCATTTGTGACAGCCAATGCCAAAGATTACAGTAAGTATTATCAGAACTTACCAGTTCAGATGCAGCAACCAACATTGCCTAGCATCCCAGACAATCATGTCAGTATCTTAGAATGTGGCGGTAATGGAGACGGACTCACCATGAATACCCAGGCATTTGCCAAAGCCATCAGCAAACTGAACAAGATGGGCGGCGGTCATCTTAATGTGCCTGCAGGTATCTACCTCACCGGTCTCATCTCACTGAAGGACAATATTGACCTGCATCTGGAAAAGAATGCCATCATCGTTCTTTCAGAAGACAAGAACGACCATTTCAAGATAGACGAGACTACGGGAAAGAAAGAAAACCGTGCAACTCCAGCCATCAATGCCAGCAAGAGAAAAAATATTTCTATCACAGGCGAGGGCACCATTGACGGAAACGGAGAATGGTGGAGACCGGTAAAGCGCAGTAAGGTTAGTGACGTAGAATGGAAAGAATTCCAGGCTATGGGCGGAACTCTTAATGAAAAAGGTGACATCTGGTATCCATTCAATCTGAAACATCAACCTAACGTGGCAGAGAATATGGATACACAGGAGAAAACCCGAACACACATGATCAGATTCACCAGTTGCGAGAATGTGCTCGTACAGGGTGTTACACTTCTGAACAGCCCTAAGTTTCACATCATCCCTACCCGATGCAAGAATGTGACTATCGACGGAATCACCGTAAAATGTCCATGGAATGCCCAGAACGGTGATGCGATTGATATCTCAAGCTGTAAGGATGTACTCATCGTAAACAATGTGATTGATGCAGGTGATGATGGTATCTGCATGAAGGGTGGCGCAGGCGCAGCAGGTGTGGCAGCAGGTCCTTGTGAAAACATCAATATCCAGGACAACACCGTATACCATGCCCATGGAGGTTTTGTTATCGGCAGCGAGTTCTCTGGCGGCATGAAGAATATTGTTGTTCGCAACAATACTTTCCAGGGAACAGATACCGGTTTACGCTTTAAAAGTGCAGTGAAGAGAGGTGGAACATCAGAGAACATCTATATCGACCATATCTACATGACCGATATCAAGGATGCAGCCATCACCTTTGAGACCACTTATTTTGACAACCATGTAGGTGCCCAGAAGCAGACAACTCCCGTAAAGCAGGAATTCCTGCCAAACTTTCAGGATATCCACATGAGCAACATCTACGTACGAGGTTGCGAAACAGGTATTGAAGCACATGGTGCAGAAGGTATGGTACACGATATCACCATCAAGAACTCCAATATCTTCTACACCAAGGAAGCCAAGAATATCGATGCTGCCTGCAAAATTCTGTTGGAAAACGTACGTTTTGAAAGTTTCGCAAAGTAA
- the thiD gene encoding bifunctional hydroxymethylpyrimidine kinase/phosphomethylpyrimidine kinase: protein MKYYTAMTIAGSDSCGGAGVQADIKTMSALGVYAASAITAITVQNTLGVYAIQDINPEIVKGQIEAVMDDIHPDAIKVGMVNDRATIQAIAETLKRYQGEYQHLIIDPVMVSTSGCRLMQEDALSIFIQELLPLATLLTPNIPEAEILAGMKIQNKEDIQNAALAISKLGCKYVLIKGGHFQGAEKIDYLFEDGKPITSYRGISVNTRNTHGTGCTLSSAITSYLAREMDMNTAITMAKTYLSGAILAGKDVQIGKGHGPVNHFYEPKALFTK from the coding sequence ATGAAATATTATACAGCAATGACAATAGCTGGATCTGACAGTTGCGGAGGAGCCGGCGTACAAGCTGACATCAAGACAATGTCAGCACTAGGCGTATATGCCGCATCGGCCATTACAGCCATTACCGTACAGAACACCCTGGGAGTTTATGCCATCCAAGACATCAACCCCGAAATAGTAAAGGGCCAGATAGAAGCTGTGATGGACGACATCCACCCAGATGCCATCAAAGTAGGTATGGTGAACGACCGTGCCACCATCCAAGCAATCGCAGAAACCCTGAAGAGATACCAAGGGGAATACCAGCATCTTATCATAGACCCAGTGATGGTTTCCACCAGTGGTTGCAGACTCATGCAGGAGGACGCTCTCAGCATTTTCATACAGGAGTTATTACCACTAGCTACCCTGCTAACACCTAACATCCCGGAAGCAGAGATACTGGCAGGTATGAAGATACAGAATAAGGAAGACATCCAGAACGCAGCTTTAGCCATCAGTAAGTTAGGCTGCAAATATGTACTCATCAAAGGCGGCCATTTCCAGGGAGCAGAAAAGATTGATTACCTCTTCGAAGACGGAAAACCTATTACCAGTTATCGAGGCATTAGCGTAAACACACGCAATACCCACGGTACAGGTTGTACCCTATCCTCAGCCATCACTTCTTATCTGGCAAGAGAAATGGATATGAATACAGCTATCACCATGGCAAAGACCTATCTTTCAGGCGCAATTCTGGCAGGAAAAGATGTACAGATAGGAAAAGGTCATGGTCCGGTGAATCATTTCTATGAACCCAAGGCACTGTTTACCAAATAA
- the sppA gene encoding signal peptide peptidase SppA, whose amino-acid sequence MKDFFKNVAATIVGLFAFGLIMTILGFICIIGMVASSNSKPALKDNAVMVMKLQGQIEDRTEDNWLGELTGEQFNNIGMNRILSSIRKAKNEDKVKGIYLETGILETDYATLQEIRNALADFKKSGKWIIAYGDALSQGGYYLASVANKVYVNPEGNVDWHGIASQPQYIKDVAAKFGVHFTVVKVGKYKSYTETYTEDKMSDANREQVSRYISGLWLQMLGDVSKSRNISKDSLNRYADGLMVFDDTKLLKSRKMVDGFCYYDEIRDVVKKQLGLKADETINQVDYNDVDMTIDDSNLMSEEIAVYYCQGSIVRMETPSIYDSEQQIVSTKVIKDLQELADNSQVKAVVLRINSGGGDAYASEQIWRAVKELNKKKPVVVSMGGMAASGAYYMSMGAQYIMAQPTTLTGSIGIFGALPDFSDLMTKKLGFKYDEVKTNRNSTYASAGMSRPWSAEEIASMQNYVNRGYSLFRNRVAEGRKMSTEQVEKIAQGRVWLGTDAKKIKLIDGFGGLSDAIDKAAELAHLSSYQAVEYPALAGWMEQLLDMAGGNKGTYLDEQLRLALGDLYQPFIMIRNMKEKEPIQAALPYVLNIQ is encoded by the coding sequence ATGAAGGATTTTTTCAAGAACGTGGCAGCCACTATCGTAGGACTGTTTGCCTTCGGGCTGATTATGACCATCCTGGGTTTCATCTGTATCATCGGAATGGTGGCATCGAGCAACAGTAAACCGGCACTGAAAGACAATGCGGTGATGGTGATGAAACTACAAGGACAGATTGAAGACCGTACTGAAGACAACTGGCTCGGCGAACTGACAGGCGAGCAGTTTAACAACATAGGCATGAACAGGATTCTCTCTTCTATCCGCAAGGCAAAGAATGAGGATAAAGTGAAGGGCATCTATCTGGAAACAGGTATCTTGGAGACAGATTATGCCACTTTGCAGGAAATCAGAAATGCACTTGCCGATTTCAAGAAGAGCGGCAAATGGATTATCGCATATGGTGATGCTCTCTCACAGGGTGGATATTATCTGGCTTCGGTTGCCAACAAGGTATATGTAAACCCAGAAGGCAATGTGGACTGGCATGGTATTGCATCGCAGCCACAATATATCAAAGATGTAGCAGCCAAATTTGGCGTTCACTTTACGGTAGTGAAGGTAGGCAAATACAAAAGCTATACTGAAACATACACCGAAGACAAAATGTCGGATGCCAACAGAGAGCAGGTTTCACGCTATATTAGTGGACTCTGGCTACAGATGTTGGGAGATGTGAGCAAAAGCAGAAACATCAGCAAGGATTCACTGAACCGCTATGCTGACGGGCTGATGGTGTTTGATGATACCAAGCTACTGAAATCTCGAAAGATGGTAGATGGATTCTGCTATTATGATGAAATCAGAGACGTGGTAAAGAAACAGTTAGGACTGAAGGCAGACGAGACCATCAATCAGGTTGACTATAACGACGTAGATATGACTATAGACGACTCGAATCTGATGAGCGAAGAGATTGCCGTATACTACTGTCAGGGGTCCATTGTCAGGATGGAGACTCCTAGCATCTATGATTCTGAGCAACAGATAGTAAGTACAAAGGTCATCAAGGACCTTCAGGAACTTGCAGATAACAGTCAGGTAAAGGCCGTAGTTCTGCGTATCAATTCGGGCGGTGGCGATGCCTATGCTTCGGAACAGATCTGGAGAGCAGTTAAAGAATTAAATAAAAAGAAGCCGGTAGTGGTTTCGATGGGTGGTATGGCAGCATCGGGTGCTTATTATATGAGTATGGGTGCCCAATATATCATGGCACAACCTACAACATTGACCGGCAGCATCGGTATCTTTGGAGCCCTGCCAGATTTCAGTGACCTGATGACAAAGAAGTTAGGCTTCAAGTATGATGAAGTGAAGACCAACCGCAACAGTACCTATGCCTCTGCAGGCATGTCACGCCCATGGAGTGCAGAAGAGATTGCCAGCATGCAAAACTATGTGAACCGTGGATATAGCCTCTTCCGCAATCGTGTGGCTGAGGGCAGAAAAATGAGTACCGAACAGGTTGAGAAGATTGCTCAAGGAAGAGTATGGCTGGGTACAGACGCCAAGAAGATCAAGTTAATTGATGGATTCGGCGGCTTGAGCGACGCCATCGACAAGGCTGCAGAATTGGCTCATCTCAGCAGTTATCAGGCGGTAGAATATCCGGCATTGGCTGGATGGATGGAACAGTTGCTGGATATGGCGGGCGGAAACAAGGGAACATATCTCGACGAACAGTTGCGTCTGGCATTGGGTGATCTCTACCAGCCATTCATCATGATACGCAATATGAAGGAGAAAGAGCCTATACAGGCTGCACTTCCTTACGTACTGAACATACAATAA
- the tsaA gene encoding tRNA (N6-threonylcarbamoyladenosine(37)-N6)-methyltransferase TrmO gives MEIKPIAYFRSPFSSKFGIPKQAGLVAELEGQIVFEPEFRNPDALRGMEGFDYLWLIWEFSANRHKAHSPVVRPPVLGGNEKVGVFATRSPFRPNNIGLSSVKISHIEWETPHGPVIHVKGADLMDKTPIFDIKPYVVYADSHPGARSGFVDDRKWQKLDVEISEDVDRHLRLQGLNAEKIEILKEVLAQDPRPHYQKDPHKVYGMPYEGLDIHFTVCDHTLTVVK, from the coding sequence ATGGAGATAAAACCAATAGCATATTTTCGTTCTCCCTTCAGTAGTAAGTTTGGCATCCCCAAACAGGCTGGATTGGTAGCAGAACTGGAAGGACAGATTGTTTTTGAACCCGAATTTCGTAACCCTGATGCGCTGCGTGGCATGGAGGGCTTTGATTATCTTTGGCTGATTTGGGAATTTTCTGCCAATAGGCACAAAGCGCACAGTCCGGTTGTTCGTCCTCCTGTGTTGGGAGGCAATGAGAAAGTGGGTGTCTTTGCCACTCGAAGTCCTTTCCGTCCCAATAATATAGGTCTTTCATCGGTAAAAATTTCTCATATCGAATGGGAGACTCCTCATGGTCCTGTCATTCATGTTAAGGGAGCTGATCTTATGGACAAAACACCGATATTTGACATCAAGCCGTATGTGGTGTATGCCGATTCTCATCCTGGGGCAAGGAGCGGTTTTGTTGATGACCGCAAATGGCAGAAACTTGATGTAGAGATTTCTGAAGATGTAGACAGGCATCTGCGTCTGCAGGGATTGAATGCAGAAAAGATTGAAATATTGAAAGAGGTACTTGCCCAAGATCCCCGTCCGCATTACCAGAAAGACCCTCATAAGGTCTATGGAATGCCTTATGAGGGTCTTGATATTCATTTCACGGTTTGCGATCATACGCTTACTGTTGTCAAGTAG
- the lpxK gene encoding tetraacyldisaccharide 4'-kinase gives MRTEGDLIKINDWLLPLSWIYGGMVRFRNWLFDIGLKKSQSFSIPIISVGNITVGGSGKTPHVEYLIRLLHDKVKIAVLSRGYKRKTSGYVLADKDTTMSEIGDEPFQMHSKFDDIYVAVDAKRVRGIEKLQNEEPTKDVDVVLLDDAFQHRYVKPGINILLVDYHRLIIYDKMLPAGRLREPLSGKNRADIVIITKCPKDLKPMEFRVLTKAMDLYPFQKLYFTCINYDTPKGVFEDQQIAKEELKNYHALLVTGIASPKQMEHDLKPMVKSMQSLSFGDHHRFKNKDITRINEAFEQMPEPRLIITTEKDAVRLKETEGLYEIVKKSIYELPIKVSFMLEQEDNFNDKIISYVRKNSRNSILAKRKDDNKSEDSNHTGNRSRTISFRNN, from the coding sequence ATGAGAACAGAAGGCGATCTTATCAAGATCAACGACTGGCTGCTACCACTGAGTTGGATTTATGGCGGCATGGTCAGATTTCGCAATTGGCTCTTCGATATCGGACTGAAAAAGAGTCAGTCATTCTCAATCCCGATCATTTCTGTGGGTAACATCACGGTGGGCGGATCGGGCAAGACTCCCCATGTGGAGTATCTGATACGCTTGTTGCACGACAAGGTAAAGATAGCTGTGCTATCACGTGGTTACAAAAGAAAGACCAGTGGCTATGTGCTGGCAGATAAAGATACGACAATGTCAGAGATTGGCGATGAACCCTTCCAGATGCACAGCAAGTTTGACGATATCTACGTAGCCGTAGACGCTAAGCGTGTGAGAGGAATCGAAAAGTTGCAGAATGAAGAACCGACCAAGGATGTAGATGTTGTATTACTGGATGATGCCTTTCAGCATCGCTATGTGAAGCCAGGTATCAACATTCTGCTGGTAGATTACCACCGTCTGATCATCTATGACAAGATGTTGCCAGCAGGAAGACTGAGAGAACCTCTAAGCGGTAAGAACCGTGCAGACATTGTGATTATCACTAAATGTCCAAAGGACCTGAAGCCAATGGAATTTCGAGTACTCACCAAGGCTATGGACCTTTACCCTTTCCAGAAGCTCTACTTCACCTGCATCAACTATGATACGCCAAAGGGAGTTTTCGAAGACCAGCAGATAGCCAAGGAGGAGTTGAAAAACTACCATGCTCTGCTGGTTACTGGTATCGCATCGCCTAAGCAGATGGAACACGACCTGAAGCCAATGGTCAAGAGTATGCAGTCGCTGAGTTTCGGTGATCACCATCGCTTCAAGAATAAAGACATCACACGCATCAACGAGGCGTTTGAACAGATGCCAGAACCCCGTCTGATTATCACGACAGAGAAAGATGCCGTGAGACTAAAAGAGACAGAGGGACTCTATGAAATAGTTAAGAAAAGCATATACGAACTGCCTATCAAGGTAAGTTTCATGCTGGAACAAGAAGATAATTTTAACGACAAAATCATTAGCTATGTACGAAAAAATTCAAGAAACAGCATCCTGGCTAAAAGAAAGGATGACAACAAGTCCGAAGACAGCAATCATACTGGGAACCGGTCTCGGACAATTAGCTTCAGAAATAACTGA
- a CDS encoding thiamine phosphate synthase — protein MKWIVITLPDFIENESTYINQLFKAGIDLLHLRKPESNIEECKRLIQEIDKKWHKKIVVHDHFELCQEFHLHGIHLNSRNHEIPEGFQGSISQSCHSFKEVEQALQTISPKNKDEKSAILKPACHYVFLSPIFDSISKKGYKHSFSNKDLEEAGINGIINERVVALGGVTPEYIPQLRAWNFGGAAFLGDVWNRRTDAKWTEYLAVIKQKLTPGNAKNTLNSSNIW, from the coding sequence ATGAAATGGATAGTAATCACTCTGCCCGATTTTATAGAGAATGAATCAACCTATATCAACCAACTCTTTAAAGCAGGTATAGACCTGCTACATCTGCGCAAACCAGAATCAAATATAGAGGAATGTAAGCGACTGATACAGGAAATCGACAAGAAATGGCATAAAAAGATCGTAGTACACGATCACTTCGAACTTTGTCAGGAATTTCATCTTCATGGTATTCATCTTAACAGCAGAAACCACGAGATTCCAGAAGGCTTTCAAGGAAGCATCTCACAATCCTGCCATAGTTTTAAGGAAGTAGAACAAGCTCTCCAGACTATATCACCCAAGAACAAAGACGAAAAGAGTGCGATTCTCAAGCCTGCCTGCCATTATGTTTTCCTCAGTCCAATCTTTGACAGCATTTCAAAGAAAGGCTACAAACATTCCTTCTCTAACAAAGACTTAGAGGAAGCAGGCATCAATGGAATCATCAATGAGCGAGTAGTCGCATTGGGAGGTGTCACCCCTGAATATATTCCACAATTGAGAGCATGGAACTTTGGTGGAGCTGCTTTTTTAGGCGACGTCTGGAACAGAAGAACTGATGCAAAATGGACGGAATATCTTGCCGTAATTAAGCAGAAACTTACACCCGGAAATGCTAAGAATACGCTTAACAGTTCAAACATTTGGTAG
- a CDS encoding purine-nucleoside phosphorylase, whose protein sequence is MYEKIQETASWLKERMTTSPKTAIILGTGLGQLASEITDSYEFPYSEIPNFPVSTVQGHAGKLIFGKLGGKDIMAMEGRFHYYEGYDMKAVTFPERVMYELGIETLFVSNASGGMNPEFQIGDLMIIDDHINFFPEHPLRGKNFPTGPRFPDMHEAYDKKLRDLADDIAKEKGIDAKHGVYVGVQGPTFETPAEYRMYRILGGDAVGMSTVPEVIVARHCGIKVFGISIITDLGGFDVPVEVSHEEVQIAANAAQPKMTEIMREIIRRS, encoded by the coding sequence ATGTACGAAAAAATTCAAGAAACAGCATCCTGGCTAAAAGAAAGGATGACAACAAGTCCGAAGACAGCAATCATACTGGGAACCGGTCTCGGACAATTAGCTTCAGAAATAACTGACAGTTATGAATTTCCATATAGTGAAATACCAAACTTCCCAGTATCTACCGTTCAAGGTCATGCAGGCAAACTGATTTTCGGTAAGTTAGGAGGTAAAGATATCATGGCTATGGAAGGAAGATTCCATTACTATGAAGGATATGACATGAAGGCTGTAACCTTCCCAGAACGTGTGATGTACGAGTTGGGCATTGAAACCCTCTTTGTAAGCAACGCTTCGGGCGGTATGAATCCGGAATTCCAGATTGGAGACCTGATGATTATCGATGATCACATCAACTTCTTCCCAGAACATCCATTGCGCGGAAAGAACTTCCCTACCGGTCCACGTTTCCCGGATATGCACGAAGCATACGACAAGAAACTCCGCGACCTTGCCGACGATATCGCTAAGGAGAAGGGAATTGATGCAAAGCATGGTGTATATGTTGGCGTTCAGGGACCTACCTTCGAGACACCGGCAGAGTATCGCATGTATCGTATATTGGGTGGTGACGCTGTAGGTATGAGTACTGTACCTGAAGTGATTGTTGCCCGCCATTGCGGAATCAAGGTTTTCGGCATCAGCATCATCACCGATCTTGGCGGTTTCGATGTACCTGTAGAAGTCAGTCATGAGGAAGTGCAGATTGCAGCCAATGCCGCACAGCCTAAGATGACAGAGATTATGCGAGAAATCATCCGCAGATCATAA
- the thiL gene encoding thiamine-phosphate kinase: MLDISKLGEFGLINHLTKGYEKKNESTVYGVGDDCAVMHYPDKEVLMTTDMLMEGVHFDLTYIDMVHLGYKSAMVNISDIFAMNGTPRQMVVSIALSKRFKVEDIDEFYKGLRMACDKWGVDIVGGDTTSSLTGLAISITCIGEAAKEEIVYRNGAKETDLICVSGDLGGAYMGLQLLEREKAVYYGQIEDIRKKMAEAKANGDNEKLALLNRDLENMRNFQPDFAGKEYLLERQLQPEARGDVIAQLREAGIRPTAMMDVSDGLSSELMHICEQSHCGCRVYEKNIPIDYQTAVQAEEFNMNLTTCAMNGGEDYELLFTVPIGDHEKIETMEGVRQIGYITKENLGKFLITRDGQEFELKAQGWNPLKD, encoded by the coding sequence ATTTTGGATATCTCAAAGTTAGGTGAATTCGGTCTTATAAACCATCTCACCAAAGGTTATGAAAAGAAAAACGAGTCTACAGTTTATGGTGTAGGCGACGATTGTGCCGTGATGCATTATCCTGACAAGGAGGTGCTCATGACTACAGATATGCTGATGGAGGGCGTACATTTCGACCTTACCTATATTGACATGGTTCACTTGGGTTACAAGAGTGCAATGGTAAACATCAGTGATATCTTTGCTATGAACGGAACCCCACGTCAGATGGTAGTAAGCATAGCATTGAGTAAACGATTCAAAGTAGAAGACATTGATGAATTCTATAAGGGTCTTCGAATGGCATGTGACAAATGGGGAGTAGATATCGTGGGAGGTGATACTACCTCTTCACTCACCGGTTTAGCCATCAGTATTACTTGTATCGGAGAAGCAGCAAAAGAAGAAATCGTATACCGCAACGGAGCCAAGGAAACAGACCTGATCTGTGTGTCGGGCGACTTGGGCGGTGCCTATATGGGACTTCAACTGCTGGAACGCGAAAAGGCTGTATACTACGGACAGATAGAAGATATCCGAAAGAAGATGGCTGAGGCTAAAGCAAATGGTGATAACGAGAAACTGGCTCTTCTGAACAGAGACTTAGAGAATATGCGCAACTTCCAGCCAGATTTCGCCGGCAAGGAATATCTCTTGGAAAGACAACTGCAGCCTGAGGCACGCGGAGATGTGATAGCACAACTGCGTGAGGCAGGTATCCGTCCTACCGCCATGATGGATGTGAGCGATGGTCTGAGCAGTGAACTGATGCACATCTGCGAACAGAGTCATTGCGGATGCAGAGTATATGAGAAGAACATACCTATCGACTACCAGACAGCCGTGCAGGCAGAAGAATTCAATATGAACCTTACCACCTGTGCTATGAATGGTGGCGAAGATTATGAACTTCTCTTTACCGTACCTATCGGTGACCACGAGAAGATTGAGACTATGGAGGGTGTAAGGCAGATTGGCTACATCACCAAAGAAAATCTGGGCAAGTTCCTCATTACCAGAGACGGACAGGAATTTGAACTGAAAGCACAAGGTTGGAATCCGCTGAAAGATTAA
- a CDS encoding FAD-dependent thymidylate synthase: MKIQRPSYEIWLQKPGELGIYQQIERAGRVCYKSENNTTVNSAKPFVDRMVQSEHFAMLEHGTVYLVCKHGELPLYTHNKFSRLKTLDGKDYITTNLRVLAENKAMDDLKYLSNYEEGKHELRITVHFTTQISITREYNRHRANSMAEQSTRYCNYSKNKFDNEITINLPTWVEAEGFDGSQDPSDYRIEDMCADIAEGRTAEWSKLTTWIFANQAAEYAYMKLIEAGCKPQEARAILPLDCNTELVHTAFVSDWKHFFDLRALGTTGAPHPDAKILALPLMEEFKQKGYL; this comes from the coding sequence ATGAAAATACAAAGACCATCGTATGAAATCTGGTTACAGAAACCAGGTGAGCTCGGTATCTACCAGCAGATAGAACGAGCAGGAAGAGTATGCTATAAAAGTGAGAATAATACCACTGTGAATTCTGCCAAACCTTTCGTGGATCGGATGGTGCAGAGTGAACACTTTGCCATGCTGGAACATGGAACCGTGTATCTGGTATGCAAACATGGAGAGTTGCCGCTTTATACCCACAACAAGTTCTCACGTCTGAAAACTTTAGACGGCAAAGACTATATTACAACCAATCTCCGAGTATTGGCAGAAAACAAGGCGATGGATGATTTGAAATACCTCAGCAACTATGAAGAAGGTAAGCACGAACTCCGTATTACCGTTCATTTTACTACTCAGATTTCCATAACCCGAGAATATAACCGTCATCGTGCCAACTCTATGGCAGAGCAGAGTACCCGATACTGCAACTATTCGAAGAATAAGTTTGATAACGAGATTACCATCAACCTGCCTACATGGGTAGAAGCAGAAGGCTTCGATGGTTCACAAGATCCCAGCGACTACCGAATAGAAGATATGTGTGCTGACATTGCAGAAGGAAGAACTGCTGAATGGAGTAAACTCACTACTTGGATATTCGCCAATCAGGCTGCCGAATATGCCTACATGAAACTGATAGAGGCAGGTTGCAAACCACAGGAAGCACGAGCCATCCTACCATTGGACTGCAACACAGAACTGGTTCATACCGCTTTCGTGAGTGACTGGAAACATTTCTTCGACCTTCGCGCATTAGGTACTACCGGTGCACCACATCCTGATGCCAAGATTTTAGCCTTGCCACTGATGGAAGAGTTTAAGCAGAAAGGTTACCTATAA
- a CDS encoding radical SAM/SPASM domain-containing protein, whose amino-acid sequence MTMIDRCYIEITNTCNLNCHFCPKHTRKKRQLSAEEFDLLTDKIRGKVCFLYFHIMGEPLLHPLLPEFINMAREKGFKTVLTSNGTLLPKAMDLLDTLPHKIQLSLHSHESNAKGELASYMNEVMTFSTQAAEKGTCIVLRLWNQGGKDRENEEVMEHIEKFVPKPWKERPDGYRLANNLYLEFDRKFEWPNFDNHIEEKKMIKGNQKSGIREEKREVFCKALLKQIGVLADGTLVPCCLDHNGDVALGNLLEQSLEEILASPRAQAMIEGFKHHQATEHLCETCESALVRNSFRGKARS is encoded by the coding sequence ATGACAATGATAGATCGCTGTTACATAGAAATCACTAATACATGTAATCTCAACTGCCACTTCTGTCCAAAACATACAAGGAAGAAAAGACAGTTGAGTGCTGAGGAATTCGACCTGCTCACCGACAAGATACGCGGGAAGGTCTGTTTCCTATATTTCCACATTATGGGCGAACCCCTACTACACCCTCTTCTACCCGAGTTTATCAATATGGCAAGAGAGAAAGGTTTCAAAACCGTACTTACATCCAACGGCACTCTGCTACCCAAAGCTATGGATCTCCTTGACACACTTCCCCACAAAATACAGCTCTCGCTCCACTCACACGAGAGTAATGCCAAGGGAGAGCTTGCCAGTTACATGAACGAGGTGATGACTTTTTCAACCCAAGCAGCAGAGAAAGGAACCTGCATAGTTCTCAGACTCTGGAACCAAGGAGGAAAAGACCGGGAAAATGAAGAAGTAATGGAGCACATCGAAAAATTTGTTCCCAAACCCTGGAAAGAACGACCTGACGGTTACAGACTTGCCAATAATCTCTATCTGGAGTTTGACAGAAAATTCGAATGGCCCAACTTTGATAACCATATCGAAGAAAAGAAAATGATAAAAGGAAATCAGAAATCAGGTATCAGAGAAGAAAAAAGAGAAGTTTTCTGTAAAGCCCTACTCAAACAGATAGGCGTATTGGCAGACGGAACATTGGTACCCTGCTGTTTGGACCACAACGGAGATGTAGCACTTGGGAACCTGCTTGAACAATCGCTGGAAGAAATTCTGGCTTCACCCCGTGCCCAAGCCATGATAGAAGGTTTCAAGCACCATCAAGCCACAGAACATCTCTGTGAGACCTGTGAATCAGCCCTGGTAAGAAACAGTTTTAGAGGAAAAGCAAGAAGTTAA